AGTATAAGTCTTGTCCTTCACGTGTGAATAGATCATTTTTAAGAACATTGATTGTTACATATAGATTTCCACTTGGTCCTCCATTTGGTGAATCATCACCTTCTCCACCAACACGTAGTCTTGTTCCTGTTTCTACTCCTGCTGGTACATCGATTGTGAGTTTTTCTGTTACTTTTGTTAGTCCTGTTCCATGACATGTATAACATTTTTCTTCTATTACTTCACCTTCTCCATGACATACTGGACATTCTGATACTGTTGCAAATTGTCCAAGAGGTGTGTTTTGTACTTGTCTTACTTGTCCTGATCCATTACAATTACCACATGTATTTACTTTTGATCCTGGTGCTGCACGTGTTCCATTACATGTTGGACATACTTTTCTGTGTGTTACACTGATTTCTTTTGATACTCCGGTTGATACTTCTTCAAGTGTTAGATTTAGTTTTTGTCCTATATCATTTCCAGGCATAGGTCCATTTCTTGGTGAGTTATGTCCACCTCCAAATCCGAATAGATCAAAGATACTTCCAAATCCACCTGATCCTCCAAATCCACCGAATATGTCTTCAAAGTTTATGTTGCTAAATATGTCTTCTTGTGAGAATCCTCCCATTCCTGCATGTCCAAATTGGTCATATTGTTGTTTTTTAGATTCATCTGATAATACTCCATATGCTTCACTTATTTCTTTGAATTTTTCTTCAGCATCTGGATCTTCTTTGTTTACATCAGGATGGTATTTCATTGCAAGTTTTCTGTATGCTTTTTTTATTGTCTTTTGATCTGCATCACGATCTACACCTAGTACTTCATAATAATCTCTTTTTTCTGCCATTATTTTATAACTCCCAAAAAATTTCTATCTTTCTTTTATGTGTTTGTGGTAAATAAAAAATATTTTATGTTGTTTACTTTTTCATTCCAAATTATTTTGTTATTGTATATTTTTATTTTAATTAATTTTTGTAATTTTACTAATTTTAATAATAGATGAAAAAGTAAAATCTCCTCTAAAAATATCTTAATGGGAAATGAAAAAAGTTCATTTTTTAGTATTTCTAAATGTTTGTAGAAAAAAATAAAAAAAAATGAAGGAGATAAAACAGTTATGGTTATGTACTATTTTAAGTCCTTCATCTTAGTTATTTACTTATTTATCTATTTTTGGAAATCTGCATCTATTGTGTCATCATCATTTGGGTTTGATCCGTTTGGTTGTTGCTGTTGTTGTGCTTGTTCTTGTGCTTGTTGTGCTTGTGCTGCTTGTTGGTAGATTTCTGCTCCTATTTCTTGTACTGTTTTATCGAGTATATCGGATTTTTCTTTAATTAATGCGATGTCATCTTTTTCTATTGCATCTTTTAAGTCTTGTTGTTGATCTTTAAGTAGTGATTTTTTATCATCTGCTAGTTGATCTTTAAGTTCATCGAGTGTTTTATCTACTGTGTATATGAGTGAGTCTGCTGTGTTTCTTACTTCGATTTCTTCTTGTCGTTTTTTGTCTTCTTCTGCGTGTGCTTCTGCTTCTTTTACTTTTTGTTCGATTTCTTCATCTGAAAGTTTGTTAGATGATGTGATTGTGATTTGTTGTTCTTTTCCTGTTCCTTTATCTTTTGCTGATACGTTGATGATTCCGTTTGCATCAATATCGAATGTTACTTCAATTTGTGGTGTTCCTCTTGGTGCTGATGGTATTCCTACAAGTTGGAAACGTCCAAGTGTTGTGTTGTCGTTTGCCATTGGTCTTTCTCCTTGTACAACGTGGATATCTACACTTGTTTGTCCATCTGCTGCTGTTGTGAAGATTTGACTTTTCTTAGTTGGTATTGTGGTGTTACGTTCTATGAGTTTTGTTGCTACTCCTCCCATGGTTTCAATACCAAGTGATAGTGGTGTTACATCAAGTAGTACTAGATCATCAATTTCTCCTGCAAGTACTCCTCCTTGGATTGCTGCTCCTGATGCTACACATTCCATTGGATCTATTCCACGTTCTACTTTTTGTCCTACAAATCTTTCAACGTAGCTTTGGATTGCTGGCATTCTTGTTGGTCCTCCTACGAGGATGATTTTATCTATGTCTCCACTTTGTAGTTTTGCATCATCTATTGCTTGTTTGATTGGTGCTCCACATCTTTGGATGATTGGATCTACAATTTCTTCGAGTTTTGCACGTGTTAGTGTTGTGTTTAGATGGAGTGGTCCTGATGCTGTTGCTGTGATGAATGGTAGGTTGATGTCTGTTGTGAGTGTTGTTGAAAGTTCTATTTTTGCTTTTTCTGCTGCTTCTCTTAGTCTTTGTGCTGATTGATCATCATTTAGGAGGTTTACTCCATTTTCTTTTTCGAATTCTTCAGCTAAATATTTCATGAGTGCTGTGTCCATGTCGGTTCCACCAAGTTGTGTGTCTCCGCTTGTGGATTGTACTTCAAATATTCCTTCTCCGAATTCCATGATTGTTACATCAAGTGTTCCTCCTCCGAGGTCGAATACTAGTATGTTTACATCCTCTTCATCTGTTTTATCTAGTCCATATGCAAGACTTGCTGCTGTTGGTTCGTTTACAAGTCTTAATACTTCTAGTCCAGCGATTTTTCCTGCATCTTTAGTTGCTGTTCTTTGGTTGTCATCAAAGTATGCTGGTACTGTAATTACAGCTTTTTTAACTGGTTCTCCTAGGAATGATTCTGCATCTTTTTTAATTTTTTGTAGGATGTATGCTGATATTTCTTGTGGTGTGTAATCTTTTCCTTTGATATTTACTTTGTAGTCTGATCCCATGTGTCTTTTTATTGCACTGATTGTACTTTCTGGGTTTGTTACTGCTTGTCTTCTTGCTGGTTCTCCTACTAGTATTTCTCCATCATCTGTAAATGCTACGTAACTTGGGAATGATTTTCCGTATTGTGTTGCTCCTTCTGCACTTGGAATAATTGTTGGTTTTCCTCCAATTAGTGCTGCTGCTGCTGAGTTACTTGTTCCTAAGTCTATTCCAATTACTTTTTCTTCTGCCATATGTATTCACCTTAAAAATTTTTTTTTATTTGATTATCGTTATATTGTTATTTTTCATGTGTTATATTTTGAGGGGTGGTTATTTTTTGCATACTTTTACTTTTGAGTATCGTATGACTTTGTCATTTAGAGTGTAACCTTTTTGTAGATCTTGGATAATTTCGTTGTTTTCATAATCTGGGTTGTTTTCAGTTAGCATTGCTTCATGTTTGTATGGATCGAATTTTTCATGTTCTGCTGGTATTTCTTCTACTCCTTCATCTTTTAGTGTTTTTGTGAATTTTTTGTATATTAGTTCTACGCCTTCTTTTAGGTCTTTGTCATTTTCTACTTGTAGTGCTCGTTGTAGGTCTTCGTAGATTTCTAGCATGTTTAGTATTACGCCTTCATTTGCGTATTTTACGAATTCTTGTTTTTCTTTTTCTGATCGTTTTTTGAAGTTTTCGAAGTCTGCATGTATTCTTTGTAGTTTGTCTTTGTATTGTTGTATTGTTTCGTCTTTTTGTTTTAGAAGTTCTTCAGAGTCTGGTTGTTGTGGTTCATTATCTGTTTCTGGTTGTTGTTCTGCTTCTACTTCATCGAGTTCTTCTTTGATTTCTTCGATTGTTTCATCGTTTATTTCATCTTTACTCATGTATACACCCTTTTTGTGTTTTTTGGTATAGATATGGTTTAGGGTTATGAAGTTTTATTTATTATAGTAACCCTAAGTTATATTAATTTTTATTCTTATTTATTATTTTAAAATTTTCTTATTATATATAGTTTATGGGTTTTAGTAACCAAAGGTTATAAAAATATTATTCTAGTAATATATAATAAATATTAAACTATATAAACCTTTTGGTCTTTTAGTAACCTAAGGTAATATTTATATAATGATATAAATAAATAATAAAAACAAGCAAAAAAAAGGAAAAAATCAAAAGCATAAAAACACAAAAAGGAGGGAAAAAATGAATTTAGAAGCAGTACTTGATGTAATAGGATGCAAAACAAGACGAGACATACTAGCACTACTAACTGAAGAACCAAAATTCGTAAGTGAAATATCACAACAACTAGATATTGGACAAAAAGCAATAATTGGACATCTAAAAGCAATGGAAGAACTAGGATTAATAAATCCAACATACAAAAAAATAGAACGAGGAAGACCAAGAAAATACTACGAAATAACACAAGGAGTAGAAATAAAAATATTCATAAAACCAGACAAAATAAACATGCACATGCTAGGTGAAGAATTCACAGAACTATATCACATAGAAGAAAGACTCTACAATGGAGACATAGAAGCAATAGCAGACCTAAAAACACTAATTAAAAAATATAAAAACGCACTAAAATACGCAGAAGAACTACTAAAACAAGTAGAATTCCCACATCAACAAAAAAATGAGAAAAAAACCATAATTACCGATATTACAAAAGCAATACCTGAATACAAAATCAAAGACCAAAAACATTAAAAAATTTATATACTAAAAACAAAACAAATATATTATAAGATATATACTCAGATAATAAAACTTAGTATATTATTACTGCTAATAAAAAAATATAAACGGTGAAAAAAATTATGGATAAAAAGATAATCTTATCCCTTGTTATAGTAGCCCTTATAGGAATAGTAGCAGCTACATATCAAATAAACATAAACGACGATGACATACTCAACCCATTTTCAAGCGTTGATACAGAAGACTCACCAATAACAGACACACTAGCAACACCAGCACAAGCAGCATCACAAGGAGCAAATAACCAAATATCAGACGCACAAAAACAAGCACAAGCACAACAAGCAAAAGACCAAGCACAAGCTGCTCAAGGCCAAGCACAACCAACTCAAGGTCAAGACAACTCACAAAATCAACAACAGCAAGGTTCAGCACTAATCACATCAGAAAATCCAGTAACAGTAAATGAAGGACAACAATCTGGAGATGGAAAAACATCACAACAAAATAACAATCCTAATGGTAACCCAACAAGCTCAGATAGTAATTCTGGAGGTAACCCAACAAGCTCAGATAGTAATTCTGGAGGTAACCCAACAAGCTCAGATAGTAATTCTGGAGGTAACCCAACAAGCTCAGATAGTAATTCTGGAGGTAACCCAACAAGTCCAGATAGCAATCATGGAGGTAACCCAACAGATCGAGGAGATAATCCATCACCAAATCCAAATCCACAACCAACACCAGATACAGATTCAGACAATAACATCTTAACAAAAGCACAAGCATACGCATACATAATAAAACAAGACATTGGAGATCTTCAAATACAACAAGGTTCTGGATATATAGATACTGGAGCAAATAATGAAAAATACATAGTATTCCTTGCACACAACCCAAAAGGTCCAAATCCAAATGAAGTATTCCACGTATGGATTCCACAAGATAAAAACAGTGGATTTTCATGGTTTATCTATGAAGATGGTACAGGACCTAAAGATGTAGATCCAGTAAATGAAGGAAACAATACACAAGATAATACAAATAACACAAATAACACAAATTAAGGAAGAAAAATAAAATATAATTAGAATGAATTAATTTCTAAAGTTTTTTCATTTACCTACATTATATTTTATACAATCATAATTTTTTTGAATGTAGTGTAAATTATTCTTATAAAAACATGAAACTAAAGAGTCTAATAGTTTTTATAACATGAGATAATTTATAATGACAAAAATTTTTTGAGAATTTTTTTTATTTTCTCAAAAAAAAAACTTTTTTTTTAAATTTTTTTAAATAAACTTTTATAATAGTCTACTTTTTTTGATTTATTAAATATTACTTTATATTTTATAGTAAAGTATATATATAATAATATATAAACAATAATAATAGTAGAATGTAATATATGGGCCTGTAGCCTAGACTGGATAGGGCGTTGGACTTCTAATCCAAAGGCCGGGGGTTCAAATCCCCCCAGGTCCGCTATCTATTAACTACTAGAATGAAACTACTTTTTTTTAATAATTTATTATATAATTTAACTATTTTTATATGAAATTAACCTATTTATTTAGTTGAATCTTAGAATTTAATTTTATGGGTTTGTAGCCCAGTCTGGATAGGGCACCAGACTCCTAATCTGGAGATCGAGGGTTCAAATCCCTCCAAATCCGTTAATTTTTATTACTACTTCTTTTTCTATTTTTTTTAATAATTTATATTATTATAAGTTATAAGTTAATAAGTTATTATTATAAATAGTTTAAATTTGAAAAAATTGATTCATAAAATAAGTATTTCTTAAGAAAAAAAAAGAGAATTTGTTTTTATTTTTTTTAAGGTTTATAAAAAAAGGAAGAGTTGTATTCCCTTTCTTTATTATTCTAGTATTTAAGTGCACTGCCCATTATTTGTCCGATTAATGTTACAATTACAACTCCAGCAAAGATAACAGCACCAATTGTTAAAAAGTCCATAATATTACCTCTTATTAATCATTTTTTTGACATTTATCTTTTTTGTAAATAATAAAAAAATAAATTTTTTGAATTTTCTACTTTAAGAAATTCATTGATTATTACTTTATATATATTTTTTATATACTATTTAATCTTTTTTAATCATACACTACTTTACCATATAATCCTCCACGTCCAGGTGTTACATTTAGTGTATTATTACGATATGATTTTAATGCATTTGCAAGTAGCATATCAACATGTTCTATCTTATCTAACTCAACATTAAGTAGTATGTCTATTTCTGTTTTAAATAGTTCAATTAGACGTTCATATCTGGATTGTACATATTTTGTCATAACACCTTTATTATGTATTGAACTTAAAAGTTCAGCTAATGGTAATATGTATCGATATTCAGGACGATCTTCAGGATGTATTGGAACATCACTTGTTGCAAGTTCTTCAATTCTTCCTTTTACTCCCTTTTTAATTACTCCCCCACATACATCACATTTCATGTTGAGTTTTTGTGCATCATGTATGTTAAATATTTTATAACAGTCAATACAACCTGTTTCATGGTATTTTCCCATTCTTGGGTCAAATCCATAATTTTTTATAATATCATTATCTTTTATTGATGTACGTACATCTTCAAATGATAGATTTTTTATCTCCATTGTGTTAAATTCTCGTCCCATTCTATGTGGCCATGGTGAGTGTGAATCAGAATTAGTTAGAAATGTATAATTTTTTAGTTCATCAATTCTATCAGCAAGATATGTGTCACTTGAAAGTCCTAGTTCTACAAAGTCAGCCATTCGATTATCATAACAATCAGAGATTCTATCATATGATTTGTATATTCCTGTCCATGGTGTAAATATATGAGCAGGTCCTATGATACAGTTATAATCACGTGCTATGTCCATTATTTCTGTTCCTCTCATTCGTATTTTTGGTCTTCCATCTGCATCCATGTTTTTTACTATGAATTCATCACGCATCTGCCATGCTGTTTCAATAGATGGTATTAGTATTAGATGGTGTATTCTTTGATTATCTTCTACTTCTGTTGTTGTGATAAATTTTGTGTTTGACGTTTCATCTTTTAGTTGATATATTCCTGTATCATCTATTTGTGTTAGATTATCTTCAAGTTCTCCTAGCCATTTTGAGTGTAGTGCATCTCCTGTTGCTATTAAATCTAATCCCTTTTTTTCGGATTCTTTTGCCATAATGTCAGATTGCATACTTTTTGATGTTGCCATTGAGTATTTACTATGAACATGTAAATCTGAATTTATCTGCATATAAAATTATTCTCCTCTTTTTTTTATCTTCTTTTTTTTATCAGGTGCTGGAATGTGAGTTTTTATTTAAAAAAATGAAAAAAAATTGTTTTAAAAAAAAAGTTTGTAAGGGTGGTGAATCTATTTTTTTAGAAAAAAATAATAGTAATTTTATCCTATGTATCTTAAATCATCATTTGGTTTTGATACTTGTTGTTCTACCATTTGGTTTAATTGTGGGTTTAATGATAGTCTTTTAAGTGTATCTTCTACTTTTTCATTAAGTTCTTCTAAGTCCATATCGAATTTTAGTATTTCAAAGAGTACTTTTAGTACTTCTATTGCTGCTGATGGGTCAATGTAGAATCCTGGTGTTTCACCCATTAGACATGCTGCTGGTATATTTTTTTGATCTGCAAAATGAAGCAGTAGTCCTGATGCTCCAACGATTGATCCACCTTCATCTTTTCGTATGAGTGTATTTTCAAGTTCTAGTATTTCATCAAGTACTTCTTTTTGGTTTGATGCTACGAATACTCGATTTTTTTCTATCATTTCACCTGTTCCTAGTCCACCGAGTGTGTATATTTTAGTAGCTCCAAGTTGTTCGAAGTATTCCATTAATGTTCTTGAGAGTGCTATTTGTCCTTCAAATTCTGTTGCCTGGGAGTTTCCTGTTAGTATTATTACATCTAAGTTGTTTTCTCCGAAATCTTTTAGGTAGTAGAACTCATTTTTCATGTAGTCTATTAGTCCTTCTTTTGTTACTGTTACTTGTGGTGGGAAGTAGTCTGATTCTAGTTCTGCAAATTTGGTTGCATCAAGTTGTTTTATTAATTGATCTACCACTATTTTTCCTACAAATCCTATTCCTGGAAGTCCTTCAAGAACTATTGGATTTTCAAATTCTACTTCTTCTATTTGATTTATTGTTGTTTTATCATCCATTGTTTGCTCATCCCTACCTAATTTAATATTTTTTAATTTAATTTAAAATCTTATTTTATCCTTCTTTTTGTTGTTGTTCTTGTTGTTTTTTTAGTATACGTCTATATTTTCCATATTTATCTTGTGGTGAATAACGGGCTGGATATATTACGCCTGTTTTAACATTACAATTTGGACATATGTCATCTAGTGTATATTCTCCACACTCATTACAACGTCTCATTTGAAATTTCATATGTATATAATTATTCTTTGTATGAGGTTTATATTTTTGTATGTTTATCTTATAATACACTTGCAAGTTATGATTATTATTTAAATTGTTTCATGAAATCTTCAAGTTCTTCTTGTATTTTATCAAGTTCTGATGATCCTACATGTCCTAAGTATGAGTTAAAACATGTGAGTTTTGAACCTGGAATTAATGTATGCATTGGAATTGCATCAAGTTCTGGTGGGAAGTATTGATCTTCATATATTGCTATAATCATGGTTTTTGCTGTTATATTATCTATAATATCAGTTAAATCATGATTCATACTTGCAACACACCTGTAGTATGCATCATATACATCTTCTTTTGAATCTTCATGTGCAAATTCATCCATTGCTTCTTTTATTTCACAGTTAGATTGATCCATATAAAATTGTCTAGATAAACCAAAAGAATACGTAGCCTTACTTGCAATTTCAAGAGATCTTATGAGTGATGCATCAGTTGGATTATCATGGAAGTTAGGATCAGATTCTATAATATCATATAAAAGTTGTGATAAAACATAATTCTGACCACCTACTTTATAACTACTTACAAGTGAAATTAGAAAATCAATTGAATCAGGATAATTACAAGCCCAACTAATAGCTTCAAAACCACCCATAGAATTTCCAATTACTCCTTTAAGATGTTTAATATTAAATTTCTCTTCAATAAATACCTTATTAAAATTCACCATATCAAGTATTGTATAACTAGGAAAGTCAGCTTCTAAATTTGATGTACTTGGAGAACAACTACCAGGACTTCCTAATGTTGAAAGAGATATAAAGAAAAATAACTCAGGATCAAAAGGTAAATTACTTCCCACAGCTTTACTTATACGTTTTATAGAGCCATAATCACCTGTTGTACCATGAAAATATAAAATAGCATTTATAATATGTCCTTCATCATCATATTGTGGCTTACCAAATGTAGTATACTCCACCACCTGATCTTTAAGTATACGACCATTTTCAAATTTAAATTCATCTAATGTATAATATTGAGCTTCCAAATCTTTTAAATCCATAACTCATACTACCTCCACTTATCTAATTTTCTTTTATAAAAAATATTTTTTTTAAATCAATACATATTATATTACCTAATTAAATATTAAAATACTTCTATCTTGAAATTATTCTATTAAAAAAAAAGTAGTATGCTATTTTATTAGAAAATTTATCTATTTAAAAAAAGAGTTTAATTTTTATAAAAATTTAAAAAAAAAGTGTGTGAGAAAAATATTAAATATCTTTCTTATTCATCTAATTCACGATGGAAATGTCCATAACCATCATTATCTTCAATAATTGAAATACATTTTTCAGATGAATCACTTAATATTTTCTCAGCCGTTGGATAATCCTCAGCTGTTACCATTATTCTGTATTTAGGTGCTCCAACACATTGAACTTCAACATCATCAGATTCAATAGAACAAAGAGCTTCACGAATAATTTCAACACCATTTGGCTTATATGATGTAAGATCAACATATCCTGTAATTTGAACTTCAGGAGTTGAAATATTCTTCTTAGCAACACTAGTAATAATTTCAGCCCATTCAGGATCAATATCTAAAGCAAGAAGTACATCTTCTCCTTCATCTGATGCTAATTCAAATCCTTCATAAAGATCTCCAAATTCATCCATGATAAGATAACCTACCTCATCATATGCTTCATCAAGAGTTTTATTAATTGATTTTGCAGAAATTTCAAGAAGTTTTTCAGCTTTTTGTTCAATTTTCCATTGTTGCATTCTACGTGTTCTTTGATCTTCACGTATACGTTTTAATGAAGCATCAACATGTCCTTTTTTAGGATTTACACGTAGTACACGTGCAACAATTTTCTGGTTTTCTCTTACATAATCTCTTATGTTTTTAACCCATCCTGATGAAACTTCTGAAATATGAATAAATGCTTCTTTACCTTCATATTCTTCAAGCTTTGCAAATGCTCCATAACCTAATACTTTATGTACGGTTCCAACAATTAGATCACCTTCTTCAGGCCATTCTTTATTCATACGTACCATTATTAATCACCTGTAAGTAGTAATCTATAGTTTAATTATTTGTATTTAGTGTTCTAGTACTTCTAAGATTTGTGCACAGATTTTTGAACGTCCGCCTTTTGGTTCAACTAATGTTTTACCACATACAACACATTTTACTGTTGATGCTGCGTGATCAAAAATTATTTGTGTATTTTCACAATCACCGCATTTAACTTTTAAAAAATTACTTTCTTGTTTAGCCATTCTAAAGATTCCTCCCTTATTTAAATTCAATCTGATTTTATATATTAATGTTTTAAAAAAAATAGTAGTTAAAAAAAAGAATATTTCAAAAAGAGTATTTCATCTTAAAGTAAATTATATATTCTTTTAATTTAAGTATCCCTATTGTGATACAAATTCTACTTTTCCTGCACGAATGTTGGTATCTCTTTTAATGTGAGCTTTTCCACATTCTTTACATTTGTATCTTAAATCTAATTTTTTAATAGGTTTACTTCCTGATGGTAAAGGTCTTGGATAACCTCTGTACCCTGCGGTTACACGTCTGAATTGACGTTGTCCCCATTTAAGTTCGCTTGCTTTTCTTTTCTTTGATGTGTGTACTTCGTGTACTGTGTGTTTTTTACATTTTGGACAGTAAGTCCTTCTTTCTCGTGGTATTCTCATCCTAAATTCACCTCATATTTTATAGTATAATAGGAAATTAAAATTTTAATTCATTATTGTTTTATTTTGTTAGATAATAAAAGTATTAAGTTAATACTTTCCCTAAAGATAAAATATATTTCATTAAATCTCGATTTTACAGTTTAAATTGAGTTTTTCTTTTTTTATATTTTTGAAATATATTCTTATGTGTTATTTTTTTTATATTTTTTTTTAGATTTTATCACAAATATAAAATCTCTAATTTTTTATGGTTTTTTGAATTAAAAAAAAATATTTCTAAAAAAAACTTTTTCCATTTTTTTATTAATAAAAAAATTATTTACTTTTTTTATACATAGAATTCTTATTTTTGTTAAAATATAGTGTCGTAAGTAAGATTATTTCTTATGTATAAATGTTTTTTATTTAAATCCTAACTGTTCTCATATATAAAAAGAACAATCAATAATTTATCTATATATTATTATATTATGAACTATATTTATATTTTATGTTTATACAAACTAAAATATTAAAAAAAGTAAGGTAATGTTAAAATGGTGGTGAATCATATTAAAGTATTTTTATAATACTCGTATTATATCATGTGAAAGTAGAATTTGCACAATATTACCAGGAAGTAATGCTACATCATCCACATTAAATGGACCATATGTACGATCATCCACATCTAATATATCACTATTAACCTCACAATTAAATGATACAAGCTTTTCATCATTAAATAATTCTTCATCAAGTTTTGTATCATCTTCTATTTTTATATTTGATGTTTCATCTGGTGTTGGTATTGGCTTATCAATAATATCAGATGTAGTGGTTGTTGTTGGTTCATCTACTTTTACATCAGATTCTATATTTTCATGTTTTTGTATACTATTTTGTGAAGTTAGTGTTTTAGGCTTTTTTTCATCTTCACTTACCTGTAGTGATACTGTATCATCCTCTGGTATTTCAGGTGGTGTAAATGGTGTTGTTATATCAGTTTTAGGTTCTTTTTTTATTCGTACAGGATTGTTATTTTCATCACGTGGCATACTATCTGGCATTTCTCCAAACATCATTGCAACTTGACTTTCATCAAGAGCAGGGGATGAAAATACATCATCAGGTATGTCAATATCATCAATTCTATTTTGTTGAGGTTTTACATCTTTTGATGGTTTTTGTGTTTTAACTGGATTTTGTGGTTTTATATCTACCCATTCATCTTCTGTGTTTTCTTCTACTACTTTTTGTTCTTGTTGTGTGACTTCAACTTCTGGTGTTGCTTGTACTACTTCAGGTTGTGTTTGTACTTGCTTTTGTTGCATTCTTTTATTGTTTTGTTTGTTTTGTATTATATTTTCTCTGTGTTTTAATAATGTGTTTACAATATCAATGTAGAGTTGTTCTTCATCATAGGTCATATTGTATGGAAGTTCATCAAATAAAGTAGAATCATCTTTATGTCCTTTGAAGAGGTCATGTGATTTTTGTAGGTTTGCTAGTGCTGTTGTTAGTATTTTTACTTCTCGTCTTTCACATATTTCTATTATGATTCGTCTTGCATCACGTAGTTGATATGCTTCAAGTGAGAGTGGATTTTTATCTACTATTTTTAGTAATTGTTGAAGATAGTTTGAAGCATCATCATAGAATGTATCATCTATTTCTGATAATGGTCCATCTATTCTTTCTTTTTTCTGAATATCTCGTAGTTTTTGAAAAAATGTATCCAAGGCTAACACTATCTCCTTTTAAATTATATTTTTTATTTTAATATTTTTTTCTATTCGACTAACTATAATAATTTTCTTTCATAATCCAATGCAATCTTAATAAATGCGTAGGATAAGATTTTTATTTATATTTGGCTAAAAAAAAGTTTTTTTTTGATTATTAAATTAAAGGTTTTACTATTTTGTTAAAAAAGTTCCCCTTTTTTTTTGAAAAAAAAATAAATTAAGATGAGAAGATTTATACTTTTTTTAGTATTATTCTTCTTCTATTCTAGGAGCTAATAAGAATGATAGTTCTCCTTCCTCATTTAATAATTCTAAGGTTAATGTTAGTGGCATGTCATCTCCAAGTGAAATGTATGTTGTATCTGC
Above is a genomic segment from Methanosphaera cuniculi containing:
- a CDS encoding RNA-protein complex protein Nop10; protein product: MKFQMRRCNECGEYTLDDICPNCNVKTGVIYPARYSPQDKYGKYRRILKKQQEQQQKEG
- a CDS encoding alpha/beta fold hydrolase, coding for MDLKDLEAQYYTLDEFKFENGRILKDQVVEYTTFGKPQYDDEGHIINAILYFHGTTGDYGSIKRISKAVGSNLPFDPELFFFISLSTLGSPGSCSPSTSNLEADFPSYTILDMVNFNKVFIEEKFNIKHLKGVIGNSMGGFEAISWACNYPDSIDFLISLVSSYKVGGQNYVLSQLLYDIIESDPNFHDNPTDASLIRSLEIASKATYSFGLSRQFYMDQSNCEIKEAMDEFAHEDSKEDVYDAYYRCVASMNHDLTDIIDNITAKTMIIAIYEDQYFPPELDAIPMHTLIPGSKLTCFNSYLGHVGSSELDKIQEELEDFMKQFK
- a CDS encoding translation initiation factor IF-2 subunit alpha — encoded protein: MVRMNKEWPEEGDLIVGTVHKVLGYGAFAKLEEYEGKEAFIHISEVSSGWVKNIRDYVRENQKIVARVLRVNPKKGHVDASLKRIREDQRTRRMQQWKIEQKAEKLLEISAKSINKTLDEAYDEVGYLIMDEFGDLYEGFELASDEGEDVLLALDIDPEWAEIITSVAKKNISTPEVQITGYVDLTSYKPNGVEIIREALCSIESDDVEVQCVGAPKYRIMVTAEDYPTAEKILSDSSEKCISIIEDNDGYGHFHRELDE
- a CDS encoding 30S ribosomal protein S27e, with translation MAKQESNFLKVKCGDCENTQIIFDHAASTVKCVVCGKTLVEPKGGRSKICAQILEVLEH
- a CDS encoding 50S ribosomal protein L44e; this encodes MRIPRERRTYCPKCKKHTVHEVHTSKKRKASELKWGQRQFRRVTAGYRGYPRPLPSGSKPIKKLDLRYKCKECGKAHIKRDTNIRAGKVEFVSQ
- a CDS encoding DNA replication complex GINS family protein, translating into MDTFFQKLRDIQKKERIDGPLSEIDDTFYDDASNYLQQLLKIVDKNPLSLEAYQLRDARRIIIEICERREVKILTTALANLQKSHDLFKGHKDDSTLFDELPYNMTYDEEQLYIDIVNTLLKHRENIIQNKQNNKRMQQKQVQTQPEVVQATPEVEVTQQEQKVVEENTEDEWVDIKPQNPVKTQKPSKDVKPQQNRIDDIDIPDDVFSSPALDESQVAMMFGEMPDSMPRDENNNPVRIKKEPKTDITTPFTPPEIPEDDTVSLQVSEDEKKPKTLTSQNSIQKHENIESDVKVDEPTTTTTSDIIDKPIPTPDETSNIKIEDDTKLDEELFNDEKLVSFNCEVNSDILDVDDRTYGPFNVDDVALLPGNIVQILLSHDIIRVL